A genomic region of Capra hircus breed San Clemente chromosome 19, ASM170441v1, whole genome shotgun sequence contains the following coding sequences:
- the FBXO47 gene encoding F-box only protein 47 isoform X2: protein MASRVNTSFTLIPNQKYRRSNRRSSYFSNTFDPDSQPLSTLGNFKALPLEIFQIILKYLSVKDISMLSMVSKTVSQHVINYISTSSGSKRLLLQDFHDLELPDREDTTMLEHYRSLGLLFKRCTLLLPTKERLKYIHKILADTLTAGWDELECHRVYNFLCELTHLSRKMQTVVCSKPGSARKLELRIRLFCRNVLLDHWTHRSDSAFWLTRILKPWPMVNQARLLYIIFGPVSPQDGQVVWQKMIEGPTDESCLKSLADAIKLLYDTSTKEWTADDVISLVDELSVVPREWLLENNARLLILSGNNICFTFMASKAVNGRTIELARLIVFLALVCEKELYSMDWAVKMMQKVCKVFSTPVERNNFLQSVANAFACAIMEMLQSVMSGDGDDDDRSFMNLFHLVQAQASFHKEVLYLTMNVLSS, encoded by the exons ATGGCGTCTAGAGTAAATACCAGTTTCACTTTGATTCCTAACCAGAAATATAGACGTAGTAATCGTCGATCCAGCTATTTTTCCAACACCTTTGACCCAGATTCTCAGCCCTTATCAACGCTTGGAAATTTTAAAGCCTTGCCATTGGAAATAttccaaataattctaaaatatttgtcAG TGAAGGATATCAGCATGCTAAGCATGGTGTCCAAAACAGTCAGCCAACACGTTATTAATTATATCTCAACCTCATCAGGAAGCAAAAGACTTTTACTACAGGATTTTCATGACCTTGAGCTGCCTGACAGAGAAGACACCACTATGTTGGAACACTACAGATCTCTAG GTCTGCTATTTAAAAGATGTACGTTGCTGCTACCCACAAAGGAAAGACTAAAGTACATTCACAAGATACTTGCAGAT ACCTTAACAGCAGGTTGGGATGAACTCGAGTGCCATCGTGTTTATAATTTCTTATGTGAGCTGACTCATCTGTCCCGTAAGATGCAGACAGTTGTCTGCAGCAAACCAG GAAGCGCCCGAAAACTGGAATTAAGGATCAGACTATTCTGTAGGAATGTACTGCTTGATCATTGGACCCATCGAAGTGATTCTGCATTTTGGTTGACACGTATATTGAAACCGTGGCCAATGGTGAATCAGGCAAGATTACTGTATATCATCTTCGGACCTGTGTCTCCTCAAGATG GACAGGTGGTTTGGCAGAAAATGATAGAAGGACCTACAGATGAATCCTGCCTGAAAAGTTTGGCTGATGCCATTAAATTGCTATATGACACAAGCACCAAGGAATGGACAGCAGATGATGTTATCAGTCTTGTAGATGAACTAtcag tGGTTCCTCGTGAGTGGCTTCTGGAGAATAATGCACGTCTCCTAATCCTAAGTGGGAACAAtatctgtttcactttcatggctAGTAAAGCTGTGAATGGACGCACCATTGAACTGGCAAGGCTGATAGTCTTTTTGGCTTTG GTGTGTGAGAAAGAGCTATACTCCATGGACTGGGCAGTTAAAATGATGCAAAAAGTCTGTAAAGTCTTCAGCACTCCAGTGGAAAGAAATAACTTCCTGCAGAGTGTGGCAAATGCGTTTGCATGTGCTATAATGGAAATGCTACAGTCCGTTATGTCTG gagatggtgatgacgACGACAGAAGCTTTATGAATTTATTCCATCTTGTGCAGGCTCAGGCTAGCTTCCATAAAGAGGTCCTGTATTTGACCATGAATGTTCTCTCTTCCTAA
- the FBXO47 gene encoding F-box only protein 47 isoform X1, with the protein MASRVNTSFTLIPNQKYRRSNRRSSYFSNTFDPDSQPLSTLGNFKALPLEIFQIILKYLSVKDISMLSMVSKTVSQHVINYISTSSGSKRLLLQDFHDLELPDREDTTMLEHYRSLGLLFKRCTLLLPTKERLKYIHKILADVSCFKFNGCAAPLQCVGLLCYGIFLQTLTAGWDELECHRVYNFLCELTHLSRKMQTVVCSKPGSARKLELRIRLFCRNVLLDHWTHRSDSAFWLTRILKPWPMVNQARLLYIIFGPVSPQDGQVVWQKMIEGPTDESCLKSLADAIKLLYDTSTKEWTADDVISLVDELSVVPREWLLENNARLLILSGNNICFTFMASKAVNGRTIELARLIVFLALVCEKELYSMDWAVKMMQKVCKVFSTPVERNNFLQSVANAFACAIMEMLQSVMSGDGDDDDRSFMNLFHLVQAQASFHKEVLYLTMNVLSS; encoded by the exons ATGGCGTCTAGAGTAAATACCAGTTTCACTTTGATTCCTAACCAGAAATATAGACGTAGTAATCGTCGATCCAGCTATTTTTCCAACACCTTTGACCCAGATTCTCAGCCCTTATCAACGCTTGGAAATTTTAAAGCCTTGCCATTGGAAATAttccaaataattctaaaatatttgtcAG TGAAGGATATCAGCATGCTAAGCATGGTGTCCAAAACAGTCAGCCAACACGTTATTAATTATATCTCAACCTCATCAGGAAGCAAAAGACTTTTACTACAGGATTTTCATGACCTTGAGCTGCCTGACAGAGAAGACACCACTATGTTGGAACACTACAGATCTCTAG GTCTGCTATTTAAAAGATGTACGTTGCTGCTACCCACAAAGGAAAGACTAAAGTACATTCACAAGATACTTGCAGAT GTTTCCTGTTTTAAATTCAATGGATGTGCAGCTCCTTTGCAATGTGTAGGATTATTATGTTATGGCATATTTTTACAG ACCTTAACAGCAGGTTGGGATGAACTCGAGTGCCATCGTGTTTATAATTTCTTATGTGAGCTGACTCATCTGTCCCGTAAGATGCAGACAGTTGTCTGCAGCAAACCAG GAAGCGCCCGAAAACTGGAATTAAGGATCAGACTATTCTGTAGGAATGTACTGCTTGATCATTGGACCCATCGAAGTGATTCTGCATTTTGGTTGACACGTATATTGAAACCGTGGCCAATGGTGAATCAGGCAAGATTACTGTATATCATCTTCGGACCTGTGTCTCCTCAAGATG GACAGGTGGTTTGGCAGAAAATGATAGAAGGACCTACAGATGAATCCTGCCTGAAAAGTTTGGCTGATGCCATTAAATTGCTATATGACACAAGCACCAAGGAATGGACAGCAGATGATGTTATCAGTCTTGTAGATGAACTAtcag tGGTTCCTCGTGAGTGGCTTCTGGAGAATAATGCACGTCTCCTAATCCTAAGTGGGAACAAtatctgtttcactttcatggctAGTAAAGCTGTGAATGGACGCACCATTGAACTGGCAAGGCTGATAGTCTTTTTGGCTTTG GTGTGTGAGAAAGAGCTATACTCCATGGACTGGGCAGTTAAAATGATGCAAAAAGTCTGTAAAGTCTTCAGCACTCCAGTGGAAAGAAATAACTTCCTGCAGAGTGTGGCAAATGCGTTTGCATGTGCTATAATGGAAATGCTACAGTCCGTTATGTCTG gagatggtgatgacgACGACAGAAGCTTTATGAATTTATTCCATCTTGTGCAGGCTCAGGCTAGCTTCCATAAAGAGGTCCTGTATTTGACCATGAATGTTCTCTCTTCCTAA